The Planctomycetota bacterium genomic interval CGTTTGCTGTCGGCAAGGTGCCCGCGCGTGTCCGGCGGCTGCTGGAGGTGACGGCCGAGGCGCTCGAAATCGTCTGCCGCGAAGCGCGGGCCGGCGTGCTGTGGTCGGCGGTGGCCGGGCGGATAGAGGCCCTGGTCCGCGGGGCGGGCTTCTCCGTGGTGACCGATTACGTCGGCCACGGGATCGGCCGAAAAATGTGGGAAGAGCCCAAGGTGCCCAACTTCGTGAGCCGCGACCTGCTGAAGAATGATTGGCTCCTCATCGAGGGCATGACCGTGGCGGTCGAGCCGATGGTGAACCTCGGCGGGCGCGAGGTGCGGGAGGAGGAAGACGGGTGGACGGTGGTGACCTGCGACGGTCAGCCGTCGGCCCATTTTGAAGATACGTTTGTGATCCGTCGAGAGGGTGCGGAGCCCTTGACGCGATTGACGGACCAAGGGAAAGGATGAGTCCGAGCGATGGCGAAGGACGTCATCCGAATGGAAGGAAAGGTGACCGAGGCGTTGCCGAACGCCGTGTTCCGTGTCGAGTTGGAGAACGGACACAAGGTGCTCGCGCACGTGTCGGGGCGGATGCGGATGCATTTTATCCGGATCCTGCCGGGCGACACCGTGACGGTGGAACTGTCGCCCTACGACCTCTCGCGGGGTCGGATCGTGTACCGGTCGGGCTGAGGTAGGCCGGTTAAGGAGAGGCGCTAAGGCGATGAAAGTTCGGACGAGCGTCAAAAGAATCTGTGAGAATTGCCGGATCATCAAGCGTCGCGGCGTCGTGCGCGTCATCTGCACGAATCCGCGGCACAAGCAGCGCCAGCGAGGCAAAGCGAAGGCGAGGAGGTAGCGTATGCCCCGTATCGCGGGTGTCGACGTGCCGGGCGAAAAGTCCACGTGGGTGGCCCTGACGTATATCTACGGCATCGGGCGGCGGTCGGCCTTCCAGATCTGCAAGGAGGCCCAAATCGACCCGAACGGGCGGGCCCGGGACCTGACGGAAGACGAAGTCGGCCGAGTCGCCACGGTGATCGACCGCAGTTTCGTCGTCGAGGGCGCGCTGAGACGCCAGGTGATGCAGAACATCGCTCGCCTGCGGGACATCAGTTGCTATCGCGGCGTTCGCCACCGGCGGGGCCTGCCGGTTCGCGGCCAGCGGACGCGGACCAATGCCCGCACGCGCAAAGGCCCTCGCAAGACCGTGGCCGGCAAGAAGGGCGTTAAGGAACTGCACTAAAGCCAACGCGGCCCCTCGACCATGCTCGGGCCGCCCTGAGCAAGGTCGAAGGGCGGAACGCGGAAAGAAGCAGCAATATCGCACATCCTCACGGTTAGCCGCGAGCCGAAAGGCGAGCGCGGATTTTGCGGATTGAACGGCGAACGGCGCGAGGCGCGAAACAGCAGGGAGAGACGATGGCGAAGAAAAAAAAAGTACGCAGGAGCGTGGCCAAAGGCGTCGCGCACGTCAAAGCCACCTTCAACAACACGATCGTGACGATCACGGACCCGGCCGGGAACGTCCTGTGCCAGGACAGCGCCGGCACGATCGGGTTCAAGGGCAGTCGGAAGTCCACGCCGTTCGCGGCCCAGCGGGCCGCCGAGGCGTGCGCCGACAAGGCGATCAAGATGGGCATGCGGGAAGTCGAGGTC includes:
- the rpsM gene encoding 30S ribosomal protein S13, with the protein product MPRIAGVDVPGEKSTWVALTYIYGIGRRSAFQICKEAQIDPNGRARDLTEDEVGRVATVIDRSFVVEGALRRQVMQNIARLRDISCYRGVRHRRGLPVRGQRTRTNARTRKGPRKTVAGKKGVKELH
- the map gene encoding type I methionyl aminopeptidase → MAICPKSPAAIEKMRRAGRTVALVLARLEEMGRPGVTTAELDAEAARLARDHGARSLFLGQPHPRGGRKYPGNICVSLNEELVHGIPGPRRIAEGDIVSIDFGVEQDGWCADAARTFAVGKVPARVRRLLEVTAEALEIVCREARAGVLWSAVAGRIEALVRGAGFSVVTDYVGHGIGRKMWEEPKVPNFVSRDLLKNDWLLIEGMTVAVEPMVNLGGREVREEEDGWTVVTCDGQPSAHFEDTFVIRREGAEPLTRLTDQGKG
- the rpsK gene encoding 30S ribosomal protein S11; translation: MAKKKKVRRSVAKGVAHVKATFNNTIVTITDPAGNVLCQDSAGTIGFKGSRKSTPFAAQRAAEACADKAIKMGMREVEVRVKGPGSGRESAITALQAAGLKVTAIEDVTPIPHNGCRPRKRRRV
- the rpmJ gene encoding 50S ribosomal protein L36; protein product: MKVRTSVKRICENCRIIKRRGVVRVICTNPRHKQRQRGKAKARR
- the infA gene encoding translation initiation factor IF-1 yields the protein MAKDVIRMEGKVTEALPNAVFRVELENGHKVLAHVSGRMRMHFIRILPGDTVTVELSPYDLSRGRIVYRSG